CAATTCTTCTGCGCGCTCACGCATCGAAGCGAGTCCCACACCGGCTCGAACGGTTTTGGGCAACCCACGTCCATTGTCGGTCACTTCCAGATACAGATCATCAGGCAGCGACAACCGGACAGAACAGCGATGCGCTCCGGCGTGACGGCTTACGTTGGTCATGGCCTCAAGCGCAATACGGTAGGCAGCCACTTCGACGGCAGCGGGCAGAGGCAGCGGGTTGACGGGGGCTTCCAGCGTGATCTGGAGCCCCTGGAGATGGTTGTGCGATGTGATGTGAGCCTTCAATGCGCCGACAAGTCCAAGTTCGTCGAGCGCAGGCGGACGCAGATCATAGGCAATGCGCCGGATGTCTGCCAGCGCGTCCTGCATCTGGACTTTCAGTTCATCCACCATCTTCCTGACCGCGGTGACATCGCGATCCGCGAGATTGTGAACAGCATCCAGCTTGAAGGACATTGCGGCCAGGACGGGTCCAAGCCCATCGTGCAAATCGCGCCTAAGGCGGCGTCGTTCTTCTTCGCGGGTCGTTACCAACCGCTCACGGGAACGCTGCAAATCCTGAGTCAGGCGCACATTGTAGGCGGCAACCCCCGCCTGCCGGGCGATGGCTTCCAGTAAACGCCTGTCCGTCTGCGAGAAAGATTCGCCGGGCGCACGCGGGGCAAGAATGAGCTGACCGATGGACTCCAGCTGGTAGATCAGCGGGAGAATTTCCAGGCTGCCATTGTCTTGAACCGCAAACCCTGTGGAGCGAATGACTTCGGCAGCAATGGTGAACCGTTCACCTTCCTTCAGCGCGACTGCCACATAGGGCAGCTTAAGCGCCTCAGCGACCGTCTCAACAATCGTCGGCAGCACGGACTGCGCGGCGGCAACGACTTCGAGCCGTTCTGAGAGGCGGCCTAATACGGCATAAGGGTCGTCGCGCTCACCGTACATCAGACGGTTCACGGCGCGCTGAAGGCGCTCGCGCAGCGGTTGAAACGAGACGGCGATAATGCCGGTTCCCAGGAGCGAGATCGGAAGACCGCCACCGGTTTGAAGCAGGGTCCCCAACACTCCAACGATGACGATATAAGTGCCGATTACCAGGGTGGTCAGCGCCCCATACACCAGCGCGCGGTTAACGAGGATGTGAATGTCCCACAGCCGATAGCGCAGAATGGCGATTCCGGTGGCGATGACAATACTGACTATCGTGATATCGGTGGCAACAATGCTGAACTCCTGGGTGGCTGGATTGTCTCTCCAAATCAACCAGGGAAGCCCCCCCATAGCATTGCCCACAATAACGATTATTCCCGCAAATACCAGCGACTTCAGCTGCTCGCGTTCTACTCCTGCAGCGCGCCGAAACCGGACAATTACCGAGGTTATTGAACCGAGTATGCCCGTCAGCAGCAAAGGAGCGGCGGCTGTCATCAGCGCATTCAAAGCCGCTTCACTGCCGGAGATTCCATATGGATTAGCTTTGTTGAGTCCCATTTCTGTCAACGGGCCGGGGTGGAAGGCGATGCCAATCATAAAGGCAGCGCCCCCCAGCGCTGCTGCCCATGCCACAGGGCGCCAGCGTGTTGAGAGGAGTTTCCCGTCGGGGAAGAGAAGTAAGGGAAGGGTAAACGGAAGCAGTACGTTAGGGATCCAGACCCAGATACTGAACCAGCGAGCCAACGCCGCGCCGGGAACTGGCGCGACAAGTTCGCCGTACAGCGCGTAGCCCGCAGACAACATATTCAAGGCGCTGAGGAACCCGGTGGCGCAGAACATCCAGCCGATTGGATTACGCGGGTGACGTGACGCAACCAGCGCCCCAACCACGCAGTAGGTCGTAGTCAGGATGGGTGTGAAGAACTGGTGGCTAAAGGTTACGCCTTGTCCGCTGGCGATCAGCGCGAGGATACTGATGCTCAGACCGGCCATGACCAACAGGACGGAAAACACCGCGAATGACCAGGATAGGCGACGGGCAATTTGCTGTGACATCATCACGTTCATGCTGAATGTTTCCGTGTTCACACTTAGGTCTCATGGTATCACTAACTGCTGGTTGATTGCACAGCGGGGTACTTAAGGTTGAGTCAGCAGCGCGATACCAATGATGAGCGGCGCAACGTGATGAAGCACTGGAAAGTAGATGTCACGCGGCCGAATGATGAGCATGTAAAACAGCCATGCAATGTTCCAGAGCACTGTTGCCCAGCCCGCCCATTCTGCAACGAGTCCGGTTTGCAGCAGGGACGCGCCAAAAGCTGCCTGTGCCAGAAACGCCAGGACGACATACAACACGATCTGCGGATAAAGCCAGTCGCGCTTGCCGAGGTAGGCCGTTTCGGCAGCGATTACAACTACGGCGCCAACCAGATACGTGACCATACCCAACCGCGATAGGACAGGCTCTCCCGCAGTACGCAGCAGATCTTCCAGAAGCGCCAAGCCCAGGACTGTGGCCAGAACTCCTCCGATGACGAAGCCCCGCTCCCAGATTAAATGAGAGGAAGCCTCGTCGATCTGCCAATTCAAAAATGCTCGTCCAGCGTAGAGAACACCGCCAAAAGTAAACACGATAAAACACAGGACGAGCAGGCTGGCGGCAATGGTGCGTGCAGATACACCCTGGGCGGCAATGGCACTCAGAAGTGCCAGACCAACCCCAATAGCAATGAGGGTCGTGAGTGCGATAGAACCGGTGCGGGACGTGAGCCACGTTCTCATGCTGTTTCTCCGGTCATTGCATTCTGCATAACCTTCCGCTGGCCGGGTGGGTGCCTGAACTGAATTCCCAACGCGAAGCTCGCCGCCAGGCCACTGATGAGATTCGCCCAAACAATGAGATTGCCCACCGGCCAGGCAGCACACCCGGCAGGGCAGAGGAAGAGCAGCGTGAGCAGACCACCGCCGAGCGCAACAAACAGGCAGTAGATCAGGGACACAATCAGCCCTGTCCGGCTGCCGCGTGCAACGGATAAGAGCTACCAGATCCAGCCTCCAGCGAAGGCCATATACACCAGCATCATCAGCAGGATGGCTGCCGGACGGTCTTCTGGCAGCATACTTCTGAACTCCGGCACATACATCGCATCCAGAAAGGTGATTCGTGCCATCATCGTAAGAAATGCAAGAATGCTTAGGGTGATTGCGCCACTCAGGGACGTGAAGAACCAAGCTAACATGCTTGTCCTCCGGTTCTTGTCTGGGCAGTGGTGTACTGGGCTAGCAGATTTGTCCGCGCTTCGGGCAGAAGTTTCCACGCACCCACGGACAGATATGCGGCGCCTGTATTCGCGGCGGTTTCGAGAAAGAGAGTGTGATGCCCGGTCCGCGGGTTTAGAAGTGCAATTTCTGAAGCAGCCATGATTTCCCCTCTAAGGATTCCGCGGAAAGAATTTGCGATACGAAAGCAGCAGCACTAGCACAGAAATTATGAAAAAGACGGGTGCTGAGATCATAGGCGGGGGAGGCGGGAACTCTGGCTGCCGATCTGCCGTCAGGAAGATGACAAAGGCCAGCAGCGTGAACAGCGGATACGCCCAGAATGCGTACCACGACCAACGCTCCCCGCGCCGATATCCGTAGAGGCAGGCCGCGATGCTCAGTATCGACAGCGTAACCAGCTGTGCGCCTCCGCTTCGAACCTGTGCATCGATAAGATTGGCGATCTTCGGATATGTCACCTGCAGATCCTGCCATCTGATACCGGAGAGGCTTTCGGCAATTGCCGGGTCAGCGTTCATGCCCTGCAGAATGTCTCCGATGCCGAACAGGCCGAGGCACACGCTAACGAAAAGCAGGAACTTCCAACTATGGCGTTCGATGAATGTTTCAGTGCTTGCAGTAACAGGTGCCACTTTGTCACCTCGCTCCAATTGAGTTCCGCGAAAAAGGACAACGCGCGATCAAAGCATGATCATCGCTGCCCAGACCGTACCCATATTGAGTGGAAGCTGCTGCCAGTGATCGCCGCAGTCGGACGTGTGCCAAATATCCCCGTTACTGAGACCCGCGTACAGATGACCAGGCGCATCCCTGTCTGTCAGCAGCGCGTAGGGCATGTAATTCAGCGGCTGAGGTAACCCCCCTGTCAGCTTCTCCCACGCGCCCCCCATCGAGCGGAAGATAAATGCCTGTGCATTGTCAGCGCTGTGTGCCTTCATGGGGCCTGGCGATACGGAGACGTACATTACCTCCGGGCGGGCGGGGTCTGCCGCTGCGGCCCAGCCGTAGTGGCGGTCAAGCCCTTGCTTTATCTGGGTCCAGGTGTTGCCCGCATCGCGGCTGAAAGCTGCGCCAGCGCCGGTTCCGCCGCCTTCATAGACCCAATTGCCGTTTGTGGTGTGGAATCGGATTGAATGACAATCACGCAAAGCACCGTTGCGGTGGTTTTGCCAGGTATTCCCCCCGTCCACGCTGCGAAGTACCGCGCCAAGCTCCACCCCGACCACCATCACATTGGGATCAGTGGGAGAGAGCGCGATACCCTGTATATAAGGGGTAAATGGCCGCTCAGCAGGGGAGAACCACCACCAGCGGCGCTTCTTGAGAAATGACAGTTGTTCGGACCAGCTCAATCCGCCATCCTTCGAGACGAATACGCCAGGCGGTTTTGTTCCGGCGACAATCAGGCCGGGCTTAGCTGGACTTACGGCGATCGACTTGACGACCTGTCCATGCATACCAGATGGCTGCCACGTTTTGCCGCGGTCATCAGAACGCAGCACACCTTGCTCCTGTGTTCCGGCATACACGACATCCCGGTTGAGTGGGTCAGCAGCGAGGCAGTTCACTCTTGTCTTATCGAGCAGAAACTCGACTGACCAGTGACCGTCTGCGGCGCATTCTGCGCGTGCCAGCCGCGTGCCACTTGTTGAGATAAAAATTCGGTTCATGTCCACCGTCTCCAGAGAATTGGGCAAGACCTACAGGGTGAGCAGATACGCGATCAGGTCTTCGATGTATTCTTCCGTGCTTAAACCAGGGTGCTGATAGAG
This DNA window, taken from Candidatus Flexicrinis proximus, encodes the following:
- a CDS encoding GAF domain-containing sensor histidine kinase gives rise to the protein MNTETFSMNVMMSQQIARRLSWSFAVFSVLLVMAGLSISILALIASGQGVTFSHQFFTPILTTTYCVVGALVASRHPRNPIGWMFCATGFLSALNMLSAGYALYGELVAPVPGAALARWFSIWVWIPNVLLPFTLPLLLFPDGKLLSTRWRPVAWAAALGGAAFMIGIAFHPGPLTEMGLNKANPYGISGSEAALNALMTAAAPLLLTGILGSITSVIVRFRRAAGVEREQLKSLVFAGIIVIVGNAMGGLPWLIWRDNPATQEFSIVATDITIVSIVIATGIAILRYRLWDIHILVNRALVYGALTTLVIGTYIVIVGVLGTLLQTGGGLPISLLGTGIIAVSFQPLRERLQRAVNRLMYGERDDPYAVLGRLSERLEVVAAAQSVLPTIVETVAEALKLPYVAVALKEGERFTIAAEVIRSTGFAVQDNGSLEILPLIYQLESIGQLILAPRAPGESFSQTDRRLLEAIARQAGVAAYNVRLTQDLQRSRERLVTTREEERRRLRRDLHDGLGPVLAAMSFKLDAVHNLADRDVTAVRKMVDELKVQMQDALADIRRIAYDLRPPALDELGLVGALKAHITSHNHLQGLQITLEAPVNPLPLPAAVEVAAYRIALEAMTNVSRHAGAHRCSVRLSLPDDLYLEVTDNGRGLPKTVRAGVGLASMRERAEELGGMCVAEALPQGGTSVTARLPISSRYAAVSGVS